A genomic stretch from Leptotrichia sp. HSP-536 includes:
- a CDS encoding HEAT repeat domain-containing protein — MEDKYLDEVKLLVKWHDKKISDDEFLEKFKLEKIRYRREIPNIAKEKLKEACVSKNSDMIVPYLSLIFYLEIDFDEIKESIEEIITGNWHGDHENIAEAFEDIASPKTIEWVYYLALAHQFEGYEGGLAMARKCIHALGKINTPKSKEKLELLANNLNETEELRESAKRELNRHDFTNKDVE, encoded by the coding sequence ATGGAAGATAAATATCTTGATGAAGTGAAATTATTGGTAAAATGGCATGATAAAAAAATATCTGATGATGAATTTTTAGAAAAATTTAAATTGGAAAAAATTAGGTACAGAAGGGAAATTCCTAATATTGCTAAAGAAAAATTAAAAGAAGCTTGTGTATCAAAAAATAGTGATATGATAGTTCCTTATTTATCATTAATTTTTTATTTAGAAATAGATTTTGATGAAATTAAAGAAAGTATAGAGGAAATTATAACAGGAAATTGGCATGGTGATCATGAAAATATAGCAGAGGCATTTGAAGATATAGCATCACCCAAAACAATAGAATGGGTATATTATTTAGCGTTGGCACATCAATTTGAAGGATATGAAGGAGGACTTGCAATGGCTAGAAAATGTATTCATGCACTAGGGAAAATAAATACTCCTAAATCAAAAGAAAAATTGGAACTTTTGGCTAATAATTTAAATGAAACTGAAGAATTAAGAGAATCAGCAAAACGAGAATTAAACAGACATGATTTTACAAATAAGGATGTTGAATGA
- the rlmN gene encoding 23S rRNA (adenine(2503)-C(2))-methyltransferase RlmN, with translation MERGNNEMNIDTVEKIDILGMNLESLQEKFVEIGLKKFNAAQVFDWLHNKLVFDFDEFSNISKKDREILKEKFYVVKLEFKTHQVSEDGDTEKFLFELKDRRLIESVLISHKNRHTLCVSSQIGCLIGCDFCATATMTYERNLSISEILLQYYYVQKHLLQRGEKLGNVVYMGMGEPFLNYDAVLGSINMLNSPKGQNFSKRNFTISTSGIVSGIKRFTENENQINLAISLHSVKDDVRSEIMPINKRWGVKQLKDSLLEYQKQTKNRITFEYILIDDLNCEPEDARELAGFLNSFSCLVNLIPYNPVGGKPYKTPSKQKQREFYKLLKDKNVNVTLRETKGQDIAAACGQLKAKNQMNTSQDII, from the coding sequence ATGGAGAGAGGTAATAACGAAATGAATATAGATACAGTTGAGAAAATTGATATTTTGGGAATGAATCTGGAGAGTTTGCAGGAGAAATTTGTTGAGATTGGGCTGAAAAAGTTTAATGCGGCACAAGTTTTTGATTGGTTGCACAATAAACTGGTATTTGATTTTGATGAATTTTCTAATATTTCTAAGAAAGACAGGGAAATTTTGAAAGAGAAATTTTATGTGGTAAAGCTTGAATTTAAGACACATCAGGTTTCGGAAGATGGAGATACTGAGAAATTTTTATTTGAACTGAAGGATAGACGGCTGATTGAAAGTGTGCTTATTTCTCATAAAAATCGGCATACGCTTTGTGTTTCTTCGCAAATTGGATGCCTTATTGGATGTGATTTCTGTGCAACAGCGACAATGACTTATGAAAGAAACTTGTCAATTTCTGAGATTTTACTGCAATATTATTATGTACAAAAACATTTGCTACAACGTGGAGAAAAACTTGGAAATGTAGTTTATATGGGAATGGGAGAGCCGTTTTTAAATTATGATGCAGTTCTTGGTTCAATTAATATGTTAAATTCTCCTAAGGGGCAAAATTTTTCAAAAAGGAATTTTACAATTTCTACAAGCGGAATTGTAAGTGGGATAAAAAGATTTACAGAAAATGAGAACCAGATAAATTTGGCAATTTCGCTACATTCGGTAAAAGATGATGTGAGAAGCGAGATTATGCCGATAAATAAAAGATGGGGAGTAAAACAGCTGAAAGATTCACTTTTGGAGTATCAGAAACAGACTAAAAATCGGATTACATTTGAATATATCTTGATTGATGATTTGAACTGTGAGCCTGAAGATGCGAGGGAGCTGGCTGGATTCTTAAATTCATTTTCGTGTCTAGTAAACTTGATTCCTTATAATCCTGTTGGTGGAAAGCCTTATAAGACGCCATCAAAACAAAAACAAAGGGAATTTTATAAATTATTAAAAGATAAAAATGTTAATGTAACGTTGCGGGAAACTAAAGGACAGGATATTGCGGCGGCTTGTGGACAATTAAAGGCAAAAAACCAGATGAACACAAGTCAAGATATAATTTAA
- a CDS encoding integrase core domain-containing protein: MDEKSTYQTTKFLETLEAELGFKIEKIQSDNGREFTNAENGKKTLFELKLEELGIEYMTTRPYSPWQNGKVERSHRLDSNYYLGKRFRSLEKLRRSVKRYCSRYNNISRKVLNFKSPNEMLKEYRTNN; the protein is encoded by the coding sequence GTGGATGAAAAAAGTACATACCAGACGACAAAATTTCTAGAAACGCTTGAAGCGGAGCTGGGCTTTAAAATAGAAAAAATACAAAGTGATAACGGCAGGGAGTTTACGAATGCGGAAAATGGCAAAAAGACACTATTTGAGCTAAAGCTGGAAGAACTAGGGATAGAATACATGACAACAAGACCGTATTCGCCGTGGCAGAATGGGAAAGTGGAAAGGAGCCACAGGCTGGACAGCAATTATTATTTAGGAAAAAGATTTAGAAGTCTGGAAAAATTAAGAAGGTCAGTAAAAAGATATTGCAGCAGATACAATAATATATCAAGAAAAGTATTAAATTTTAAAAGTCCAAATGAAATGCTGAAAGAATACAGGACAAACAATTAG
- a CDS encoding helix-turn-helix domain-containing protein → MNSISEEYRVRQRAVEYAIKYNNNSKAALKYKTSRQQIKRWRDRYDGTVQSLMPKSRRPKSHPNQHTQEEIDLIMKKYRRFSYEGLAQVYTEARKLGYSRSYGTMCKIIRKIRDNKPKSLKGFTKAQKSEAGCISWRKGSDRHKICSKRMHMFWNE, encoded by the coding sequence ATGAATAGTATATCAGAAGAGTACCGTGTTCGTCAACGGGCAGTTGAGTATGCAATAAAATATAACAATAATTCAAAGGCGGCATTAAAATATAAGACATCAAGACAGCAGATTAAGAGATGGCGTGACAGATATGACGGAACAGTGCAGTCACTGATGCCAAAAAGCAGAAGACCTAAAAGTCATCCAAATCAACATACTCAGGAAGAAATAGATTTAATTATGAAAAAATACAGGAGATTTTCATATGAAGGACTGGCACAGGTATATACCGAAGCTAGAAAACTGGGATACAGCCGTTCTTATGGAACTATGTGCAAAATAATAAGAAAAATTAGGGATAATAAGCCCAAAAGCCTAAAAGGCTTTACAAAAGCACAAAAAAGTGAAGCAGGCTGCATATCCTGGCGAAAAGGTTCAGATAGACATAAAATATGTTCCAAGAGAATGCATATGTTTTGGAATGAATGA
- a CDS encoding transglycosylase domain-containing protein produces MEKNNKVPEVKVKKSFNLFSFFLKIFMFLFIIVIGTGAYLVYTVSKETPVDLIDGYAPVSPSVIYDINGNQIDTIMVQNRSPIGIGEIPEHVQNAFLAIEDRKFRTHYGFDFIRTARAAFLTLTKTRREGGSTITQQLAKNAFLSPEQTMSRKIKEAILAVEIERKYTKDEILENYLNTIYFGQGAYGIKNAAIKYFNKQPKQLTIAQAAILASLPKSPTKYSKLENALERQKLVLHQMRSFGFISDEEYLKAIREKITFVNGNIKSRNEEEQISTSNVAPEFTTIVLSEVRKILKIPEEDQKFLFDGYKIYATVDLDLQRAAYTAFNSNYNLKSRANLNGALFSIDPSNGFVKAMVGGKNYKKGNFNRAISSLRQPGSSFKPVVYLAALQKKMTMSSVMEDSPVKIGNWKPKNYDGVFRDSMTLAKALEISNNIIPVKLLQYVGIGAAEKVWRDAGVVGGDFPKNYTLALGSISTKPSDMAMFYAALANGGYQVKPQYIYKIENKFGEIVYEAKPKMKKIYDSKDVAILTYMLENAVNYGTGQPAKVMKDGKLIPMAGKTGTTSDYVSAWFTGYTPTLATVVYVGNDDNKSMGPGMTGGAAAAPIWKNYMQAVVDLPNYNVGVFEFIDDYITRKDLTTREIDLQVGLLDRDGVNRRTALFKAGTEPIEGEGKFRRGVTF; encoded by the coding sequence ATGGAAAAGAACAACAAAGTACCAGAAGTTAAAGTGAAAAAAAGTTTTAATCTTTTTTCATTCTTTTTGAAAATTTTTATGTTTCTGTTTATTATAGTAATTGGAACAGGAGCCTATTTGGTTTATACAGTAAGCAAGGAAACTCCAGTTGATTTAATAGATGGTTATGCTCCTGTATCACCTTCTGTTATTTATGATATAAATGGAAATCAAATTGATACAATAATGGTTCAGAATCGTTCTCCTATAGGAATTGGGGAAATTCCTGAACATGTACAAAATGCCTTTTTAGCAATAGAAGACAGAAAATTTAGAACGCACTACGGGTTTGATTTTATAAGAACAGCTAGAGCGGCCTTCTTGACACTTACAAAAACACGACGTGAAGGTGGAAGTACAATTACTCAGCAGCTTGCAAAAAATGCTTTTTTATCGCCTGAACAAACAATGTCAAGAAAAATTAAAGAGGCAATATTGGCAGTCGAAATTGAAAGAAAATATACGAAAGATGAAATTTTGGAAAATTACTTGAATACAATTTATTTTGGGCAGGGAGCATACGGAATAAAAAATGCGGCAATAAAATATTTTAATAAACAGCCAAAACAGCTAACAATTGCACAGGCGGCGATATTGGCAAGTCTTCCTAAGTCTCCAACAAAATATTCAAAATTGGAAAATGCATTGGAAAGACAGAAGTTAGTGCTTCATCAAATGAGAAGTTTTGGATTTATATCAGATGAAGAATATTTGAAGGCAATACGTGAAAAAATAACATTTGTAAATGGAAATATTAAAAGCCGTAATGAGGAAGAGCAGATTTCAACTTCAAATGTGGCGCCTGAATTTACTACTATTGTACTTAGTGAAGTTAGAAAAATTTTAAAAATTCCTGAAGAAGATCAAAAATTCCTGTTCGATGGCTATAAAATTTATGCAACTGTAGATTTAGACTTGCAAAGAGCAGCCTATACAGCATTTAATAGTAACTACAATTTAAAAAGTCGTGCAAATTTAAACGGAGCATTATTTTCAATTGACCCAAGTAATGGTTTTGTAAAAGCTATGGTAGGTGGAAAAAATTATAAAAAAGGTAATTTTAACCGTGCAATTAGTTCATTAAGACAGCCAGGTTCATCATTTAAACCAGTAGTTTATTTAGCGGCATTGCAGAAGAAAATGACAATGAGCAGCGTAATGGAAGATTCTCCAGTAAAAATAGGTAACTGGAAACCAAAAAACTATGATGGAGTTTTCAGAGATAGTATGACACTTGCTAAAGCTCTGGAAATTTCAAATAATATTATTCCTGTAAAATTGTTGCAGTACGTTGGAATTGGTGCAGCTGAAAAAGTATGGCGGGATGCTGGAGTTGTAGGAGGAGACTTTCCTAAAAACTACACATTAGCACTTGGTTCAATTTCCACAAAACCATCAGATATGGCAATGTTTTATGCGGCACTTGCAAACGGAGGATATCAAGTGAAACCACAATATATTTACAAAATTGAAAATAAATTCGGAGAAATTGTTTATGAAGCAAAACCAAAAATGAAAAAAATTTACGATTCAAAAGATGTCGCAATCTTAACTTATATGCTGGAAAATGCCGTAAATTATGGAACTGGACAACCAGCAAAAGTAATGAAAGATGGGAAATTAATTCCGATGGCAGGAAAAACTGGAACAACATCAGATTATGTTTCAGCATGGTTTACAGGCTACACACCAACTCTTGCTACAGTAGTTTACGTCGGAAATGATGATAACAAGTCAATGGGGCCTGGAATGACAGGAGGAGCTGCGGCCGCGCCAATTTGGAAAAATTATATGCAGGCAGTAGTGGATTTACCAAATTATAATGTCGGAGTATTCGAATTTATAGATGACTATATAACAAGAAAAGACTTAACAACAAGGGAAATTGATTTACAAGTCGGATTACTGGATAGAGATGGAGTAAATAGAAGAACAGCATTGTTTAAAGCTGGAACAGAGCCGATTGAAGGGGAAGGCAAATTTAGAAGAGGAGTTACTTTCTAG
- a CDS encoding Txe/YoeB family addiction module toxin — protein sequence MNINWNSEAWKEYVDWQSKDKKIVKKINEIIKDIQRNGNEGIGKAEPLKHELSGYWSRRITDKHRFIYKLTENEIIIIACANHYSK from the coding sequence ATGAATATAAATTGGAATAGTGAAGCATGGAAAGAATATGTAGACTGGCAATCAAAAGATAAGAAAATTGTTAAAAAGATAAATGAAATTATAAAAGACATTCAAAGAAACGGAAATGAAGGAATAGGTAAAGCAGAGCCTTTAAAGCATGAATTAAGCGGGTATTGGAGCAGAAGAATAACTGATAAACACAGATTTATTTATAAATTGACTGAAAATGAAATTATAATAATAGCTTGTGCTAACCATTATAGTAAATAA
- a CDS encoding DUF4291 domain-containing protein, giving the protein MKGLIMKKEEKKNIYAVFDDKTIRVYQAYNNEIADEALKLGKFGSKFSLNRMTWIKPSFLWMMYRSGWASKQGQERILAIDLKREGFDEIVKNSVLSSFREVSDLSKEEWKNKLDNSEVRCQWDPDRDIYGNPIGRRAIQLGIKGETVRKYVNEWIVNITDITDKVVEMRNSIQNGTFSEVMLPEEIKYI; this is encoded by the coding sequence ATGAAAGGATTAATTATGAAAAAAGAAGAGAAAAAAAATATTTATGCTGTATTTGATGATAAAACAATAAGAGTTTATCAGGCGTATAATAATGAAATAGCAGATGAGGCTTTAAAATTAGGAAAGTTTGGAAGCAAGTTCAGTTTAAACAGAATGACCTGGATAAAGCCATCATTCTTATGGATGATGTATAGAAGTGGCTGGGCCAGTAAGCAAGGACAGGAAAGAATACTGGCAATTGACCTGAAAAGGGAAGGATTTGATGAAATAGTAAAAAATTCTGTACTTTCATCTTTTAGAGAAGTTTCTGATTTATCTAAGGAAGAATGGAAAAATAAATTAGACAATTCAGAAGTAAGATGTCAGTGGGATCCGGACAGGGATATTTATGGCAATCCAATAGGAAGAAGAGCGATACAGTTAGGTATAAAGGGAGAAACAGTGAGAAAATATGTAAATGAATGGATTGTGAATATAACGGATATAACAGATAAAGTTGTCGAGATGAGAAACAGTATTCAAAATGGAACTTTTTCAGAAGTTATGCTTCCTGAAGAAATAAAATATATTTAA
- a CDS encoding type II toxin-antitoxin system Phd/YefM family antitoxin, with protein sequence MIATNYSNIRNNFKKYCDKATRDYETIIVTRKNDENVVLMSEEEYNNLMENLYIMSNKDYYNELLKRKDEVEKGKVEKHDLIEVE encoded by the coding sequence ATGATAGCTACAAATTATTCTAATATTAGAAATAATTTTAAAAAGTATTGCGACAAGGCAACAAGAGATTATGAAACAATAATTGTAACTAGAAAAAATGATGAAAATGTTGTATTAATGAGTGAAGAAGAATACAATAATTTGATGGAAAATTTGTATATTATGTCTAATAAAGATTATTATAATGAATTATTGAAAAGAAAAGATGAGGTTGAAAAAGGGAAAGTTGAGAAACATGATTTAATTGAGGTAGAATAA
- a CDS encoding autotransporter outer membrane beta-barrel domain-containing protein, translated as MKKMRNAKRLVLLTALCAIISCGAAGGGAGDKTSDNTPTPTNPNKPIDLKPVPNKPIDLKPVDDNPVKLTPVNPGTSPIPVNPGTPITPITPGVSTTSITPGQPFDYINYVQSPRSKRDKIGKMDNVANNGQYGFSMSQFGAIDFGIDSDPTQLTVEKGGVAFLLDIDYLATKKTLTEKFVKNIINPDKLTLNMKEGSTVFLIRNGDIYLSDGNPLSILSDIPLEKIPKIEGTGYDILKFDNNLIHIDQDVYLDNDNDPYNVLIQNTINLGGAINSKKIIGTKNNQVAIKTNEISKGGYRYARNNGTIILSGENTVAMYSEETPNYNSGAITVGNNSIAQYSANYYGKTKRYVNSNIDLSNDGVITLGKNSIGLYKFSTYYDTFGSIINGSVVSGLKEDGVTPISGFMGEVISNEENAIGILANINNARHPEYNKSNEELIRKVVGKVMNNGKIDLSGDKSIGIYTTLTGDGTALVTNKGLIKIGNSTDRSNPSIGVFFNGPNIDVINHHIGNIIVGKNSIGMVGIGGGTLNNQGYITIKGDGGVGMYLADGTEGFNSGIIGTEQAVRFEKHLYNNGSQPVVEGVIGVIVGQNSKFTNEPSGKIIIDSEYGTGIMIANGGIINNKGTIKVTGTGSREQQINNAAVIKITPGRTIPGVTPIKISSTKKSLGIYVDSLGKSKPIDGLANLGFNNADLLIGAEATEKTNATEVTVGKDVLDPFNKSIQESNIGNWTVGSGSLIWEADPEIKDNRVEKVTLKKQSYTKFADENTKGVAESLDEKYVVASEKDKQIFNYMNTLRDAESLGKAYKEIAGSQYINVQQRINQTDNLLDSQISSLQKDNAGKAGHHVETFFNKDKHDFKTEEVPNTTSTAFGASYLFNNTDSNWGAYGGVAINNYKFKDTGHSKESVSMLKAGGYKKFDLSIGDLDWTLGGDVFVSQNSMKRRIMTDKVYENKADYNAYGFSVKNEISKTYELGENSAIKPYGALKLGYGRFNRIKEKDSTLGMDVKGNSYYSFKPSAGVELAYTKGITGNTRFKAALDLAYEHELGNAGRKENQMKYINTNKTYRLKGEKAESRGNVRSGVKVGLETGNFNFSVNGGYDTKDKNAHIGVGIGASF; from the coding sequence ATGAAAAAGATGAGAAATGCAAAAAGATTAGTTCTTTTAACTGCATTATGTGCGATAATAAGCTGTGGTGCTGCTGGTGGCGGAGCTGGTGATAAAACATCAGATAATACTCCAACACCAACAAATCCGAATAAACCTATAGATTTGAAGCCTGTGCCGAATAAGCCTATAGATTTAAAACCTGTAGATGATAACCCTGTAAAATTAACACCTGTAAATCCAGGAACTTCTCCAATTCCTGTAAATCCAGGAACTCCTATAACGCCTATAACTCCAGGGGTCTCTACAACTTCTATAACCCCAGGACAACCATTTGATTATATTAATTATGTTCAATCTCCACGTAGTAAGAGAGATAAAATAGGAAAAATGGATAATGTTGCAAATAATGGACAATATGGATTTTCGATGAGTCAATTCGGAGCGATAGATTTTGGGATAGATTCCGATCCTACACAATTGACAGTAGAAAAAGGAGGTGTTGCATTTTTATTGGATATAGATTACTTAGCGACAAAAAAAACACTTACAGAGAAATTCGTGAAAAATATTATAAATCCTGATAAATTGACACTTAATATGAAGGAAGGTTCAACTGTTTTTTTAATTAGAAATGGGGATATATATTTATCAGATGGTAATCCTTTAAGTATTCTTTCAGATATTCCATTAGAAAAAATTCCTAAAATTGAAGGAACAGGATATGATATACTAAAATTTGATAATAATCTTATTCATATTGATCAGGACGTATATTTGGATAATGACAATGATCCGTATAATGTTTTAATTCAAAATACAATAAATTTAGGAGGAGCTATTAATAGTAAAAAAATTATAGGAACCAAAAATAATCAAGTTGCTATAAAAACAAACGAAATATCAAAAGGTGGTTATCGTTATGCTCGAAATAATGGAACAATCATTCTTTCAGGAGAAAATACAGTAGCAATGTATTCCGAAGAAACTCCAAATTATAATAGTGGTGCAATTACAGTAGGAAATAATTCTATTGCGCAATATTCTGCTAACTATTATGGCAAGACGAAAAGATATGTTAATAGTAATATCGATCTTAGTAATGACGGAGTGATTACATTAGGGAAAAATTCCATAGGTTTGTACAAATTTAGTACATATTATGATACTTTTGGTTCTATAATTAACGGAAGCGTTGTTTCTGGGCTTAAAGAGGATGGGGTAACTCCTATTAGCGGGTTTATGGGTGAAGTCATAAGTAACGAAGAAAATGCTATTGGAATATTGGCAAATATAAATAATGCAAGACATCCTGAGTATAATAAATCTAATGAGGAACTTATTAGGAAAGTTGTAGGAAAAGTTATGAATAACGGGAAGATTGATCTTTCAGGCGATAAATCAATAGGTATATATACAACACTTACAGGAGATGGAACTGCACTTGTAACTAACAAAGGTTTAATAAAAATTGGAAATTCAACCGATAGAAGTAATCCCAGTATAGGAGTTTTTTTTAATGGTCCGAATATAGATGTAATTAATCATCACATCGGAAATATTATAGTAGGAAAAAATTCCATAGGAATGGTGGGAATAGGCGGTGGAACACTAAATAATCAAGGTTATATAACTATTAAAGGTGATGGTGGTGTCGGAATGTATCTAGCTGATGGAACTGAAGGTTTCAATAGTGGGATAATAGGAACTGAACAAGCTGTAAGATTTGAAAAACATTTGTATAATAATGGTAGTCAGCCAGTTGTAGAAGGGGTTATTGGAGTTATTGTTGGGCAAAATTCTAAATTTACAAATGAACCTAGCGGAAAAATTATTATTGATTCCGAATATGGAACTGGAATAATGATTGCCAATGGTGGAATAATTAACAATAAGGGAACTATAAAAGTAACAGGAACTGGTTCACGAGAACAACAAATAAATAACGCAGCAGTAATAAAAATTACACCAGGTAGAACAATCCCTGGAGTTACTCCTATTAAAATATCTTCTACTAAAAAAAGTTTAGGAATCTACGTAGATTCATTAGGAAAATCTAAACCAATAGATGGACTAGCTAATTTAGGATTTAATAATGCCGATTTATTAATCGGAGCAGAAGCCACTGAAAAAACTAACGCAACAGAAGTTACAGTCGGAAAAGACGTGCTTGATCCATTTAATAAGTCAATTCAAGAAAGTAATATTGGAAATTGGACTGTAGGTTCAGGCTCATTAATTTGGGAAGCCGACCCTGAAATAAAAGACAACCGAGTTGAAAAAGTTACTTTGAAAAAACAATCCTATACAAAATTTGCTGATGAAAATACAAAAGGCGTTGCAGAATCACTTGATGAAAAATACGTTGTAGCAAGCGAAAAAGATAAACAAATATTTAATTATATGAACACATTAAGAGATGCCGAAAGCTTAGGAAAAGCCTACAAGGAGATTGCTGGAAGCCAATACATTAATGTTCAGCAAAGAATAAACCAGACAGACAACCTTTTAGACAGCCAAATTTCATCCTTGCAAAAAGACAATGCAGGCAAAGCCGGACATCACGTTGAAACATTCTTTAATAAAGATAAGCATGATTTCAAGACTGAAGAAGTTCCAAATACAACAAGCACAGCTTTCGGAGCTTCCTACCTGTTCAATAATACTGATAGTAACTGGGGAGCTTACGGAGGTGTTGCAATAAATAACTATAAATTCAAGGATACAGGGCATTCAAAGGAAAGCGTCTCAATGCTTAAGGCTGGTGGATACAAGAAATTTGACTTGAGCATTGGCGACCTTGACTGGACTTTGGGCGGAGATGTGTTTGTTTCACAAAACTCAATGAAACGTAGAATTATGACAGATAAAGTTTATGAAAACAAAGCTGACTACAATGCTTACGGATTCTCAGTTAAGAATGAAATCAGCAAGACTTATGAGTTAGGTGAAAATTCTGCTATTAAGCCTTATGGGGCGTTAAAGCTTGGCTATGGAAGATTTAACAGAATTAAGGAGAAGGACAGCACTTTAGGAATGGATGTGAAGGGGAACAGCTATTATTCATTTAAGCCGTCCGCAGGTGTGGAACTTGCCTATACAAAAGGAATTACAGGCAACACTAGATTCAAGGCAGCCTTAGACCTGGCGTACGAACATGAGTTAGGAAATGCTGGCCGTAAAGAAAACCAGATGAAATATATAAATACAAATAAGACTTATAGATTAAAAGGAGAAAAAGCCGAAAGCCGTGGAAACGTTAGAAGCGGAGTGAAGGTTGGACTGGAGACAGGAAACTTCAACTTCTCAGTAAACGGAGGATATGATACGAAGGATAAGAATGCGCATATTGGTGTAGGAATTGGGGCATCATTCTAA